One segment of Cetobacterium sp. NK01 DNA contains the following:
- a CDS encoding PadR family transcriptional regulator, whose translation MEKKVQEKYLRKIFLGFINIHILRHASKKPFFGSWLMEHLEKHGYKVSPGMIYPMLHKMEEEKVLKTEKIKEDDGKIRIYYSITETGKEILEEAEKQVLELTKKIKK comes from the coding sequence GTGGAAAAGAAGGTACAAGAGAAGTATTTAAGAAAAATATTTTTAGGATTTATAAATATTCATATTTTAAGACATGCTAGTAAAAAACCATTTTTTGGATCTTGGCTTATGGAGCATTTGGAAAAACATGGATATAAAGTTAGTCCAGGAATGATCTATCCGATGCTACACAAAATGGAAGAAGAAAAGGTTTTAAAAACAGAGAAAATAAAAGAGGATGACGGTAAAATAAGAATATATTATAGTATAACTGAAACAGGAAAAGAGATTTTAGAAGAAGCTGAAAAGCAAGTTTTAGAATTAACTAAAAAAATAAAAAAATAA
- the ilvD gene encoding dihydroxy-acid dehydratase, which yields MRSDVVTKGLGRAPHRALFYSMGLTQREIDLPKIGIVNSYNEIVPGHIQLKELVEEVKAGIYMNGGVPMEFNTIAICDGIAMGHEGMNNSLPTREIIADSIEATAYAMPFDALVFMPSCDKVVPGMLMAAVRLNLPSIFISGGPMLAGKFQGKKIGISDLFEYVGKVQNKEMTLEELKKAEYEVCKTCGSCSGMYTANTMNCLTEALGIALPGNGTVPSVYSERKRLAKESGIQIMELLKKGVKARDIINSSSLYNSVVVDMALGGSTNTALHLPAIAYECGEKLTLDTFDEVSNKTKQIVKLSPASSYFIEDFYEAGGVSAVLKVLKENKLLKSNPTVALKDILDIAEKGEVFNKEIIRDFNNPYFNTGGLSVLKGNLAAKGAIVKSGAVHPSMLVHKGKAKVFNCEEKATEAILGGNIEKGDVVVISYEGPKGGPGMREMLSPTGALVGMGLDMYCALVTDGRFSGGSRGAAIGHVSPEALDKGVIAYVQDGDYIEIDIPNKKIELLVSSEELEKRKETTTLLEKEVKNRMLKKYMKLVSDSSEGAVMR from the coding sequence ATGAGAAGTGATGTTGTAACAAAGGGGTTAGGTAGAGCACCACATAGAGCTTTATTTTATTCTATGGGATTGACGCAGAGGGAGATAGACCTACCTAAAATAGGAATAGTTAATTCTTACAATGAGATAGTTCCAGGACATATACAGCTAAAAGAGTTAGTAGAAGAGGTTAAAGCTGGAATCTATATGAATGGAGGAGTTCCTATGGAGTTTAACACTATAGCTATATGTGATGGCATAGCTATGGGACATGAAGGTATGAACAACTCACTTCCAACAAGAGAGATAATAGCAGATTCAATAGAGGCAACAGCATATGCAATGCCATTTGATGCATTAGTTTTCATGCCAAGTTGTGATAAAGTTGTCCCAGGAATGTTAATGGCAGCTGTGAGACTGAATCTACCATCTATTTTTATAAGTGGCGGACCTATGCTAGCTGGAAAATTTCAAGGAAAAAAAATTGGAATATCAGATCTATTTGAATATGTTGGAAAAGTCCAAAATAAAGAGATGACACTAGAGGAGTTAAAAAAAGCTGAATATGAAGTTTGTAAAACTTGCGGTTCATGTTCAGGGATGTATACTGCTAATACGATGAACTGTTTAACAGAAGCTTTAGGAATAGCTCTTCCAGGAAATGGAACAGTACCTAGTGTTTATTCTGAAAGAAAAAGATTGGCAAAAGAGTCTGGGATCCAGATTATGGAACTTTTGAAAAAAGGAGTGAAAGCAAGAGACATAATAAATAGTTCTAGTTTATATAACTCAGTTGTTGTAGACATGGCTTTGGGAGGATCTACTAACACAGCTCTTCATCTTCCTGCAATAGCTTATGAGTGTGGAGAAAAATTGACTTTAGATACTTTTGATGAAGTTTCAAATAAAACAAAACAGATAGTAAAACTATCTCCAGCAAGTTCATACTTTATAGAGGATTTTTATGAAGCAGGAGGAGTAAGTGCTGTTTTAAAAGTTTTAAAAGAGAATAAACTTTTAAAATCAAATCCCACTGTGGCTTTAAAAGATATTTTAGATATAGCAGAAAAAGGGGAAGTTTTCAATAAAGAGATAATTCGAGATTTTAACAATCCTTATTTTAATACAGGAGGATTATCTGTTTTAAAAGGAAACTTGGCTGCAAAGGGAGCAATTGTAAAATCAGGAGCAGTCCATCCAAGTATGCTAGTTCATAAAGGAAAGGCAAAAGTATTTAACTGTGAAGAAAAAGCCACTGAAGCTATATTAGGTGGTAATATTGAAAAAGGTGATGTAGTTGTGATCTCATATGAAGGACCAAAAGGAGGGCCAGGAATGCGAGAGATGCTATCACCAACAGGAGCTTTAGTAGGGATGGGACTAGATATGTACTGCGCTTTAGTAACTGATGGAAGATTTTCAGGGGGATCTAGAGGAGCTGCCATAGGGCATGTATCTCCAGAGGCTTTAGATAAAGGTGTGATAGCTTATGTACAAGATGGAGATTATATAGAGATAGATATTCCAAATAAAAAAATAGAACTGTTAGTTTCAAGTGAAGAGTTAGAAAAAAGAAAAGAGACAACTACTCTTTTAGAAAAAGAAGTAAAAAATAGAATGTTAAAAAAATATATGAAGCTAGTTTCAGATTCATCAGAGGGAGCAGTTATGAGATAG
- the ilvB gene encoding biosynthetic-type acetolactate synthase large subunit: protein MKEITGAKIVLETLKYLGVKDIFGYPGGAVIPIYDALYDFKDIRHYMARHEQGAVHSADGYARTKMVPGVCLATSGPGATNLVTGIMTAHMDSVPMLVITGQVSTSFLGKDSFQESDIIGITSPITKNNYLVRDINELPEILKEAYSLASHGRPGPVLVDIPKNIQEQKLDYIVFQELLKKEIKEIKKFKPLYEEKDILEVEKYLNSSEKPVLVVGGGVLNGDCVEEIKLLSKRLKLPVVSTLMGLGIFNKKDKGYLGMIGMHGLLEANRAVDEADLLICVGMRFDDRIVGDKNRFSPNSKKIHIEIDRAEVNKNIVVDLPIVGNAKDVLKNILSLDLKNSFEFWRDSFKRTKSTEEKSLNQIAALNVLNEILDDDYIVVTDVGQHQMFTAQHLDIKKPFQFCTSGGAGTMGYGLPAAIGAQVANPNKKVIVIVGDGGFQMNQQELILLAQYNLPVKILIFNNGALGMVKQWQELFNNKRYSSVILDINPDFVKLGNAHFVEGEKIDNLQNLNRLKEILENDKPYLLDIQMSFEHNVYPIIPAGKSYEHTIGGV from the coding sequence ATGAAGGAGATAACAGGAGCTAAAATAGTTTTAGAAACACTTAAATATTTAGGAGTTAAGGATATCTTTGGTTATCCAGGGGGAGCAGTAATTCCTATATATGATGCACTATACGACTTTAAAGATATAAGACATTATATGGCAAGACATGAGCAAGGTGCTGTTCATAGTGCAGATGGTTATGCAAGAACTAAGATGGTTCCTGGAGTTTGTTTGGCTACATCTGGCCCAGGGGCGACAAATCTAGTTACAGGCATAATGACAGCTCATATGGATTCAGTTCCTATGTTAGTTATAACAGGTCAAGTTAGTACCTCTTTTTTAGGAAAGGATTCATTTCAAGAAAGTGATATTATTGGTATAACATCTCCAATAACTAAAAATAACTATTTAGTTAGAGATATTAATGAATTGCCTGAGATACTAAAGGAGGCCTATAGTTTAGCAAGTCATGGAAGACCTGGACCAGTATTGGTAGATATTCCTAAAAATATTCAAGAACAAAAATTAGATTATATAGTTTTTCAAGAACTTTTAAAAAAAGAGATAAAAGAGATAAAAAAATTCAAACCTCTATATGAAGAAAAGGATATTTTAGAGGTTGAGAAGTATTTGAATAGTTCTGAAAAACCTGTACTTGTAGTTGGAGGGGGAGTATTAAATGGAGATTGTGTTGAAGAGATAAAGCTTCTTTCTAAGAGATTAAAGCTTCCAGTAGTTTCCACACTTATGGGACTTGGAATTTTTAATAAAAAAGATAAGGGTTATTTAGGTATGATTGGTATGCATGGTCTTTTAGAAGCCAATAGAGCAGTTGATGAAGCAGATCTTCTAATATGTGTTGGAATGCGATTTGACGACAGAATTGTAGGAGATAAAAATAGATTTTCTCCTAATTCAAAAAAAATTCATATAGAGATAGACAGAGCTGAAGTAAATAAAAATATCGTTGTAGATCTACCTATTGTAGGTAATGCAAAAGATGTTTTAAAAAATATTTTATCACTGGATTTAAAAAATAGCTTTGAATTTTGGAGAGATTCATTTAAAAGAACTAAAAGCACTGAAGAAAAAAGTTTAAATCAAATTGCAGCTCTAAATGTTTTAAATGAAATTCTAGACGATGACTATATAGTTGTAACTGATGTTGGGCAGCACCAAATGTTTACAGCTCAACATTTAGATATAAAAAAACCATTTCAATTTTGTACTTCAGGAGGAGCTGGAACTATGGGTTATGGGCTTCCAGCTGCTATAGGAGCACAAGTGGCAAATCCTAATAAGAAAGTTATAGTTATTGTGGGAGATGGTGGGTTTCAAATGAATCAACAAGAACTGATTCTACTAGCTCAATACAATCTACCTGTGAAAATATTGATTTTTAATAATGGAGCTTTGGGAATGGTTAAACAGTGGCAGGAACTTTTTAATAATAAAAGATATTCAAGTGTAATTTTAGATATAAATCCAGATTTTGTAAAATTAGGAAATGCTCACTTTGTAGAGGGTGAAAAAATAGATAACTTACAAAATTTAAATAGATTAAAGGAGATTTTAGAAAATGATAAACCATATCTGTTAGATATTCAGATGTCATTTGAACATAATGTATATCCTATAATACCAGCTGGAAAATCTTATGAACATACTATTGGAGGTGTATAG
- the ilvN gene encoding acetolactate synthase small subunit, producing MEAKRILLVMKNKPGVLNKISGLFQKRGINIENITAGEGHPEDTVRMTITGFWDDYTLNQVIVQAEKLFDVEFIKSFSKESVLRELVLVKVKVDSKSRQELLQILDIYRGSVVDVGLESLIIEITGDIGKIDGFLKLVRNFNILEIARTGVSAMTRGLEV from the coding sequence GTGGAAGCTAAGAGAATACTTTTAGTTATGAAAAATAAACCAGGAGTTTTAAATAAAATATCTGGGTTATTTCAAAAAAGAGGTATAAATATAGAAAATATAACAGCTGGAGAGGGACATCCAGAAGATACAGTAAGAATGACTATAACTGGATTTTGGGATGATTACACTTTAAATCAAGTTATAGTACAAGCTGAAAAACTATTTGATGTGGAGTTTATAAAGTCATTTTCCAAAGAAAGTGTTTTAAGAGAACTTGTTTTAGTAAAAGTTAAAGTAGATTCTAAAAGCAGGCAAGAGCTTCTTCAAATTTTAGATATATATAGAGGTTCTGTTGTAGATGTGGGTCTTGAGAGTTTAATAATTGAGATAACAGGAGATATTGGAAAAATAGATGGTTTTTTAAAATTAGTTAGAAATTTTAATATTTTGGAGATTGCAAGAACAGGGGTTTCAGCAATGACTAGAGGCTTAGAAGTTTAA
- the ilvC gene encoding ketol-acid reductoisomerase → MSLQGKKVVVFGYGSQGHAHALNLKDCGYNVSVALREDSKSWDKAEKDGFEVLNLKDGAKVADVAMLLVPDENQPALYNEYLKKNLKDGAFLGFAHGFNIHYSQVAPRKDLNVFMVAPKSPGHKVREKFLEKEGVPALISVYQDPSNETLQLAKDWAKGVCLNLGVLETTFKDETETDLFGEQAVLCGGLVELMKAGYETLLKAGYDEKLAYFECVHEMKLIVDLIYSKGFAAMRESISNTAEYGDYTTGKKIITKESRENMKEVLEDIQNGKFAKDFILEGQAGYPILKTMRNRCREEKIEIVGNELREMMFKNR, encoded by the coding sequence ATGAGTTTACAAGGAAAAAAGGTTGTTGTATTTGGATATGGGTCTCAAGGGCATGCACATGCTTTAAATTTAAAAGATTGTGGTTACAATGTAAGTGTGGCGTTAAGAGAGGATAGTAAAAGTTGGGATAAAGCAGAAAAGGATGGATTTGAAGTTTTAAATTTAAAAGATGGTGCTAAAGTTGCGGATGTAGCAATGCTTTTAGTTCCAGATGAAAATCAACCAGCTCTTTACAATGAATATTTAAAGAAAAATTTAAAAGATGGTGCCTTTTTAGGTTTTGCTCATGGATTTAATATTCATTACTCTCAAGTAGCACCAAGAAAAGATTTAAATGTCTTTATGGTAGCTCCAAAATCACCAGGCCATAAAGTAAGAGAGAAATTTTTAGAAAAAGAGGGAGTTCCAGCTCTTATCTCAGTATACCAAGATCCATCAAATGAAACACTTCAATTAGCTAAAGATTGGGCTAAGGGCGTTTGTTTAAATTTAGGAGTTCTAGAAACTACTTTTAAAGATGAAACAGAAACAGATCTATTTGGAGAGCAAGCTGTTTTATGTGGAGGATTAGTAGAACTTATGAAAGCGGGTTACGAAACGCTTTTAAAAGCAGGGTATGATGAAAAGTTAGCGTATTTTGAATGTGTTCATGAGATGAAATTAATTGTCGATTTAATCTATTCCAAGGGATTTGCAGCTATGAGGGAGTCAATCTCAAATACTGCTGAGTATGGAGACTATACAACTGGAAAAAAGATTATAACAAAAGAGAGTAGAGAGAATATGAAAGAAGTTTTAGAAGATATTCAAAATGGAAAATTTGCTAAAGATTTTATTTTAGAAGGTCAAGCAGGATATCCAATTTTAAAAACTATGAGAAATAGATGTAGAGAGGAAAAAATTGAAATTGTTGGAAACGAGCTAAGAGAGATGATGTTTAAAAATAGATAA
- a CDS encoding BCCT family transporter, giving the protein MENYNNGGCTKQIDEKTKILEKAITKENTIFYTTFLIIFVILSIIGWDKITFEKVTTELLDSIITNFGFLYLIIVLLIALVCLFLCCSSYGNIKLGKDNSKPEYSNLSWFSMLFSAGMGVGLVFFGVAEPMTHYVYPVGGMEGGTKEAIDFAFKTSFFHWGIHPWAIYSFLALAMAYFQFRKGEKGLVSSLFSPILKGRFYEKKVKNIIDIIAILATITGVATTLGLGALQINSGLNYLFNIPNSILSQIVIITVVTIIFIASALGSLDKGIKILSNINVLISVVLLLMVIILGPTISIFNVFSENLGNYLNNFLKISLKTNSFGDNKWMSAWTIFYWSNWVAWTPFVGTFIARISKGRTIREFVIGVVIIPSVVSFIWFSAFGTLGVTLGKEFATVAVENTETALFLVFGQYKFGALMSGIAILLLGSFFITSADSATYVLGMMSSDGDLNPPSYKKLIWGVTQSLLAIALIFAGGLNMLKTASIIIAFPLLILFPIMIFTMFYSLKRDMYIKKQIALRNELRKMSLEEISDLSDAIKGLKK; this is encoded by the coding sequence ATGGAAAATTATAATAATGGCGGCTGTACTAAACAAATTGATGAAAAAACAAAAATTTTAGAAAAAGCTATAACTAAAGAAAATACCATATTCTATACAACATTTTTAATTATTTTTGTCATTTTATCAATAATTGGTTGGGATAAAATTACTTTTGAAAAAGTAACTACAGAGCTTCTTGATTCTATAATTACAAACTTTGGATTTCTATATTTAATCATTGTACTTTTAATAGCACTAGTTTGTTTATTTCTATGCTGTAGTAGCTATGGAAATATTAAACTTGGAAAAGATAATTCTAAGCCTGAATACTCAAATCTTTCTTGGTTTTCAATGCTATTTTCTGCAGGAATGGGAGTTGGATTGGTATTCTTTGGAGTAGCTGAACCGATGACTCACTATGTATATCCAGTTGGTGGAATGGAGGGTGGAACTAAAGAAGCCATAGATTTTGCATTTAAAACATCATTTTTTCACTGGGGTATTCATCCATGGGCAATATATAGTTTTTTAGCTTTAGCCATGGCATACTTCCAATTTAGAAAAGGAGAAAAAGGACTTGTAAGTTCTCTTTTTTCACCTATTTTAAAAGGGAGATTTTATGAAAAAAAAGTTAAAAATATAATAGATATAATCGCAATTTTAGCTACAATTACTGGAGTTGCAACAACTTTAGGATTAGGAGCATTGCAGATAAATAGTGGATTAAACTATCTTTTTAATATACCAAATAGTATACTCAGTCAAATAGTTATAATAACTGTTGTAACTATCATTTTTATAGCATCAGCTTTAGGTTCACTAGATAAAGGAATAAAAATATTGTCTAATATAAATGTTTTAATCTCTGTTGTACTACTGTTGATGGTTATTATCCTAGGTCCTACAATATCTATATTCAATGTTTTTTCTGAAAACTTAGGAAACTACTTAAATAATTTTTTAAAAATTAGTTTAAAAACAAATAGTTTTGGTGATAATAAATGGATGTCAGCATGGACAATATTTTATTGGTCTAATTGGGTTGCATGGACACCTTTTGTTGGAACTTTCATAGCTAGAATATCAAAAGGAAGAACTATAAGAGAGTTTGTAATTGGAGTAGTTATAATTCCATCTGTTGTTTCTTTTATTTGGTTCTCAGCTTTTGGAACTTTAGGAGTAACTTTAGGAAAAGAGTTTGCAACAGTAGCTGTAGAAAATACAGAGACAGCATTATTTTTAGTTTTTGGTCAATATAAATTTGGAGCTTTAATGAGTGGAATAGCCATATTGTTGTTAGGATCATTTTTTATAACTTCAGCAGATTCTGCTACATATGTTTTAGGGATGATGAGTTCTGATGGGGACTTGAATCCTCCAAGTTACAAAAAGTTAATATGGGGAGTTACGCAATCACTTTTAGCCATAGCTCTAATATTTGCAGGTGGACTAAACATGCTTAAGACGGCTTCTATTATAATTGCTTTTCCACTACTAATACTATTTCCAATAATGATATTTACAATGTTTTACTCTTTAAAAAGAGATATGTATATTAAAAAACAAATAGCTTTAAGAAATGAACTTAGAAAAATGTCTTTAGAGGAGATTAGTGATCTTTCAGATGCAATTAAGGGTTTAAAGAAATGA
- a CDS encoding glycerophosphodiester phosphodiesterase: MEILAHRGASGTAPENTIAAFKKALVDGCDGFEFDVQQTKDGEIVVFHDWTLERTSNGNGYLRDHTLEELKKLDVGSWFNDNFKGEKIPTLEETLNIIPDDKLINIELKEEHSIERGTEKKVLDIIKKYPTKNIIVSSFSHNLLKNLKELDNSIKVGILLECALVNLDLYIENLGFKIDAYHPGKSFLNKKDVDYLNSKGIDINVWTVNTTKDFNLLKDMGVTRVITNFPKEIRK; encoded by the coding sequence ATGGAAATTTTAGCACATAGAGGAGCTTCAGGTACAGCTCCAGAAAATACAATTGCAGCATTTAAAAAAGCTTTAGTTGACGGATGTGATGGTTTCGAGTTTGATGTTCAACAAACTAAAGATGGTGAAATTGTTGTATTTCATGATTGGACTTTAGAAAGAACAAGTAACGGTAATGGATATTTAAGAGATCATACTTTAGAAGAGTTAAAAAAGTTAGATGTTGGAAGTTGGTTTAATGACAATTTTAAAGGAGAAAAAATCCCAACTTTAGAAGAGACTTTAAATATCATTCCAGATGATAAACTTATAAATATTGAATTAAAAGAGGAACACTCTATTGAAAGAGGAACTGAAAAAAAAGTTTTGGATATTATAAAGAAATATCCCACAAAAAATATAATTGTTTCATCTTTTAGTCATAACCTTTTAAAAAATTTAAAAGAGTTAGATAACTCTATTAAAGTTGGAATTCTTTTAGAATGTGCTCTTGTAAATCTAGATTTGTATATTGAAAATTTAGGTTTTAAAATAGATGCATATCATCCTGGAAAAAGTTTTTTAAATAAAAAAGACGTAGACTATTTAAATTCCAAGGGCATTGATATTAATGTTTGGACAGTTAACACTACAAAAGATTTTAATCTGTTAAAAGATATGGGTGTAACTAGAGTTATAACAAACTTTCCAAAAGAGATTAGAAAGTAA